The proteins below come from a single Panicum hallii strain FIL2 chromosome 7, PHallii_v3.1, whole genome shotgun sequence genomic window:
- the LOC112899216 gene encoding short-chain dehydrogenase cctT — translation MSASGGEERDRSQPVVLVTGCSDGGIGHAMARAFAAAGCAVVATARSRGSMRDLQGDPRFLLLELDVRSEESARAAVADALREHGRIDVLVNNAGVHLVAPLAEVPMDSFHQVFDTNVYGAMRMIQAVMPHMMETRKGTIVNVGSITALAPGPWAGVYSASKAALHALSDSLRVELRSFGINVMIVAPGGTKSNLGDKSAAKYDQMHEWKYYKKYEESLRARTDVSQGPGSTPAEELAKKVVALALKKNPPALFAYGQFTSILSMLYYAPLWFRDYFYRLVMKC, via the exons ATGTCGGCGTCGGGCGGCGAGGAAAGGGACCGGTCCCAGCCGGTGGTGCTGGTCACGGGGTGCTCGGATGGCGGCATCGGCCACGCGATGGCGCGCGCCTTCGCGGCGGCCGGCTGCGCCGTCGTCGCCACGGCGCGGTCGCGCGGCTCCATGCGCGACCTCCAGGGCGACCCGCGGTTCCTGCTGCTGGAGCTCGACGTGCGCTCCGAAGagagcgcgcgcgccgccgtggCGGACGCGCTGCGGGAGCACGGCCGCATCGACGTGCTCGTCAACAACGCCGGGGTCCACCTCGTCGCGCCGCTCGCCGAGGTGCCCATGGATTCCTTCCACCAGGTCTTCGACACCAATGTCTATG GTGCAATGAGGATGATTCAAGCTGTTATGCCTCACATGATGGAAACAAGGAAAGGTACAATTGTCAATGTTGGAAGTATTACTGCTTTGGCACCTGGACCATGGGCTGGTGTGTATTCAGCGTCAAAAGCTGCTCTTCATGCATTGAGCGATTCACTAAG GGTTGAACTAAGAAGCTTTGGCATAAATGTGATGATTGTTGCCCCTGGGGGAACAAAGTCGAATCTTGGGGATAAATCTGCAGCTAAATATGACCAGATGCATGAGTGGAAGTACTACAAGAAGTACGAGGAGTCGCTCCGAGCCAGGACCGACGTTTCCCAGGGCCCTGGGTCTACTCCAGCAGAAGAGCTTGCAAAGAAGGTGGTTGCGCTGGCTCTGAAGAAGAACCCTCCAGCTCTGTTTGCTTACGGCCAGTTCACTTCTATTCTGTCCATGCTGTATTACGCGCCTCTATGGTTTAGAGACTACTTCTACAGGCTGGTCATGAAATGCTAG
- the LOC112900725 gene encoding glycine-rich cell wall structural protein 1.0-like, whose translation MAAAGEASRGKGRRRGKRAGGEDGGGGSEPAEMDLDGRGGGGEDGGSSTIDLDGRGGGGEDGGGGSEPGERTAAGEASRARGRRRGKRAGGEDGGGEDGGGGSERRPGESERGEATLGRDKPGPRREFAIRSGLHSCA comes from the exons atggcggcggcgggggaagcgAGCCGAGGgaaaggacggcggcgggggaagcGAGCCGGGGGAGAGGACGGCGGTGGGGGAAGCGAGCCGGCGGAGATGGATCTGGAcggacgaggcggcggcggagaggacggCGGGTCAAGCACGATAGATCTGGAcggacgaggcggcggcggagaggacggcggcgggggaagcGAGCCGggggagaggacggcggcgggggaagcGAGCCGGGCTAGAGGAAGGCGGCGGGGGAAGCGAGCCGgcggagaggacggcggcggagaggacggcggcgggggaagcGAGAGGCGCCCGGGGGAGAGCGAGCGGGGGGAAGCGACGCTAGG GAGGGATAAGCCCGGGCCCCGCCGCGAATTTGCGATCCGCTCTGGCCTGCACTCCTGCGCGTAA
- the LOC112901603 gene encoding glutathione hydrolase 1-like → MPKPRPWRLSAQRSFLDLFFFSRASAMAARRLEWAPATAALRLFLLLLAAAGAAAASPAPAGRREVVTSPRGAVAADDWRCSRAGRDALRDGGGAVDAAVATALCLGVVSPASSGVGGGAFMLVRLADGTSIVYDSRETAPLAASKDMYGGNATLKARGALSIAVPGEIAGLYEAWRRHGKLPWKRLVLPAARLAAAFRISPYLRMQMEATRDGILANRGIRAVYAPGGDILRAGEVCRNVQLARTLRLVAERGPAVFYNGTVGERLVEDVREVGGIVTAEDLKRYRVKVRRPLTENVMGLQVVTMPPPSAGGAGMLLILNILAQYGLPSGFAGSLGIQRLIESLKHYMAVKMNLGDPDFVNVTEVVSDMMSPKFAAELKKTIYDNMTFDPKHYGGRWNILPEHGTSHLSVVDSERNAVSMTSTVNSYFGSLIVSPSTGILLNNEMDDFSMPANTTLNSPPPAPANFVSPSKRPLSSMTPTIVLKDGKLKAAVGASGGAMIPAGTIEVFLNHFVKNMDPLASVMAPRVYHQLIPNVVQYENWTTVTGDHFELATATRADLQRRGHALKPLAGGTISQLVVHNVERRGDLTAVSDPRKGGVPAGY, encoded by the exons ATGCCGAAACCGAGGCCTTGGAGGCTTTCAGCTCAGCGCTCTTTCCTCgacctcttcttcttctcccgCGCTAGCGCCATGGCGG CCCGACGCCTCGAATGggcgccggccaccgccgcgctccgcctcttcctcctcctgctcgccgccgcgggagcggcCGCTGCCTCGCCGGCGCCCGCGGGGCGCCGGGAGGTGGTGACGTCGCCGCGCGGCGCCGTGGCGGCGGACGACTGGCGGTGCTCGAGGGCCGGCCGCGACGCGctccgcgacggcggcggcgccgtggaCGCGGCCGTGGCCACCGCGCTGTGCCTCGGCGTGGTCAGCCCGGCCTCCAGCGGCGTCGGCGGGGGCGCCTTCATGCTCGTCCGGCTCGCCGACGGCACGTCCATCGTGTACGACTCCCGCGAGACCGCGCCCCTCGCCGCCTCCAAG GACATGTACGGCGGCAACGCGACGCTGAAGGCCCGGGGCGCCCTCTCCATAGCAGTCCCCGGGGAGATCGCCGGCCTGTACGAGGCCTGGCGGCGCCACGGCAAGCTCCCGTGGAAGCGCCTCGTCctgccggcggcgcggctcgcggCGGCGTTCCGGATCTCGCCGTACCTGCGGATGCAGATGGAGGCCACCCGGGACGGCATCCTGGCCAACCGGGGGATCCGCGCCGTGTACGCCCCCGGCGGCGACATCCTCCGGGCCGGCGAGGTGTGCCGCAACGTCCAGCTCGCCAGGACGCTGAGGCTCGTCGCGGAGCGCGGGCCGGCCGTGTTCTACAACGGCACGGTGGGCGAGCGGCTGGTGGAGGACGTGAGGGAGGTCGGGGGCATCGTCACGGCGGAGGACCTCAAGAGGTACCGGGTCAAGGTGCGGCGGCCGCTGACGGAGAACGTGATGGGCCTTCAGGTGGTCAccatgccgccgccgtccgccggtGGAGCCGGCATGCTGCTT ATTCTGAACATCCTTGCTCAGTATGGACTCCCTTCTGGCTTTGCTGGCTCTCTTGGAATCCAACGCCTCATCGAGTCCTTGAAACACTACATGGCGGTAAAGATGAACCTCGGCGATCCGGACTTCGTGAATGTTACTGAGGTTGTATCTGATATGATGTCCCCAAAGTTTGCTGCTGAGCTGAAGAAGACCATCTACGACAATATGACCTTTGACCCAAAACATTATGGTGGAAG GTGGAACATCCTTCCGGAGCATGGAACCAGCCACCTGTCCGTCGTCGACAGCGAGCGGAACGCGGTCTCCATGACGAGCACCGTCAACTCGTACTTCGGGTCCCTGATCGTGTCCCCGAGCACCGGCATCCTGCTCAACAACGAGATGGACGACTTCTCCATGCCCGCGAACACGACCCTCAATTCCCCACCACCGGCTCCGGCCAACTTCGTCAGCCCTTCGAAACGCCCTCTCTCTTCCATGACTCCGACCATAGTTCTCAAG GATGGTAAGCTGAAGGCTGCGGTTGGCGCAAGCGGCGGCGCCATGATCCCTGCTGGGACGATCGAGGTGTTCCTCAACCATTTCGTCAAGAACATGGATCCACTGGCTTCTGTCATGGCGCCAAGAGTGTATCACCAG CTGATCCCGAACGTGGTCCAGTACGAGAACTGGACGACGGTGACCGGCGACCACTTCGAGCTCGCCACCGCGACGAGGGCGGACCTGCAGAGGAGAGGCCACGCCCTGAAGCCGCTCGCCGGGGGCACCATAAGCCAGCTCGTGGTGCACAACGTGGAGCGCCGCGGCGACCTGACCGCCGTCAGCGACCCCAGAAAAGGCGGCGTCCCGGCCGGTTACTGA